A single genomic interval of Helianthus annuus cultivar XRQ/B chromosome 6, HanXRQr2.0-SUNRISE, whole genome shotgun sequence harbors:
- the LOC110919897 gene encoding probable WRKY transcription factor protein 1 isoform X2: MVSMQIEVAASSSPFSYVSLRDHNRSTNNKGYINSRKNKADGEDEDSSWLPSHTDDSWLPTSSRNSTVASEDLNHQNGKNIVDDSWLPTINNSSGKYGANTSGLEDDADYSWLPSSFIDNNKNKNKQKNNNNNKNTTNNKSIIKNKNEDNNRKNNNNNNNNNNKSPQKKSRNPHWALAREVVFSCDQPNQDTEIRTKTSHSSRIKQQDSPSESTYVVESPTSGGVSSLLQRWRDLAEAKNSNKNGESSPSSTCNNSGSIGNESKNDNSPRSPPNNNNDSNSDKASRRLSCPLPSRDAKDSNPGGAEKEKIRVVDIIKKLSREEELAASHAAGHVNESLPRIRTNVHHKHVEGEHNAIKSGKVMQHMIRGREAFNNFLKQMEHHKQYELKCLVERKAVSKFPHRGRIKASLRFKILRIGAESKPETKRHRRCVSKTLESNNRLDIMDLRERFNSGVEKGATESRKPKRNDTKNTNTDETPASTAREVDLKIKTTVNMKQEQQPKIEPLTSIQSTQYTISSGKDVVHKAKFIDSSSNSVTFKDDTLYIDENKLSFYEDEGQFMSARTSYSQIEDRGFSDSEEGNDSGNKQGLESFNDWMTNGYSQTPSDLDGGESYDTNYDWISEISRPKSDWEVLRQARYQEMLHHSSGNGDIQRLLERKSVSSFLGSGLRDLIDQLMVSRIEQSHVQVEKNDVVVREKGDSRKEMGHEQSSMVDEDGDCSSRTETKCSEYSERSWRPDDAVDKSETTTTTTSPSLSPSLEHSLSSGRSHNNSTPQSPFPVTHQTIEMELIYDLRGHMEQLHQEIMELRKSIKSCVNMQVKMQHSFKQSCVAARPVQKKERNTPGLVKHNCSICHVMQVDSLLYSGNATH; encoded by the exons ATGGTGTCCATGCAGATTGAAGTGGCTGCGTCTTCTTCGCCTTTCAGTTACGTCTCTCTAAGAGATCACAATCGTTCTACAAACAATAAGGGATACATAAACTCTCGCAAGAACAAAGCTGATGGTGAAGATGAAGATTCATCATGGCTTCCCTCCCACACCGACGATTCTTGGCTGCCTACCAGCAGCCGCAACTCTACCGTTGCATCCGAAGATTTGAATCATCAGAATGGGAAGAACATTGTTGATGATTCTTGGCTTCCAACGATTAATAATTCTAGTGGGAAATATGGGGCAAACACCAGCGGATTGGAAGACGATGCCGACTATTCGTGGTTGCCTTCCAGTTTCATAgacaacaacaaaaacaaaaacaaacagaagaacaataacaataataaaaatacGACCAATAACAAGAGCATAATCAAGAACAAGAATGAAGACAATAACCGtaaaaacaacaataataataataataataataataagagtccACAAAAGAAATCGAGGAACCCCCATTGGGCGTTGGCCCGTGAGGTTGTTTTTTCGTGTGATCAACCAAACCAAGACACCGAGATTCGAACAAAGACTTCACATTCTTCACGGATCAAACAACAAGATTCTCCTTCGGAATCGACATATGTTGTGGAATCTCCAACTTCAGGTGGGGTATCCTCCCTTCTTCAAAGATGGAGAGATCTAGCCGAAGCCAAGAACTCGAACAAAAATGGCGAAAGTTCCCCTTCGAGCACGTGTAACAACTCAGGATCAATAGGTAACGAGAGTAAAAATGACAATTCTCCGCGTAGTCCTCCAAACAACAATAACGACTCGAATTCTGATAAAGCTTCAAGGCGGCTTTCGTGTCCCCTACCTAGTCGTGATGCCAAGGATTCCAACCCCGGTGGTGCAGAAAAGGAAAAGATTCGAGTCGTGGATATCATTAAGAAGCTATCACGAGAAGAAGAATTGGCTGCTTCTCATGCTGCTGGACATGTCAACGAATCCTTACCTCGAATTCGCACCAATGTACACCATAAACATGTCGAAGGAGAACACAATGCGATCAAAAGCGGTAAAGTTATGCAACATATGATACGAGGTCGTGAAGCTTTCAACAATTTCCTCAAGCAAATGGAGCATCACAAGCAATACGAGCTGAAATGTCTGGTTGAGCGCAAAGCGGTTTCAAAGTTTCCTCATCGCGGCCGTATTAAA GCTTCGCTTCGTTTCAAAATCCTACGTATCGGGGCCGAATCAAAACCCGAAACCAAAAGACATAGGCGTTGTGTTTCAAAAACACTGGAATCAAATAACCGCTTAGACATCATGGATCTAAG GGAAAGGTTCAACTCCGGAGTTGAGAAAGGAGCAACCGAGTCAAGGAAACCCAAAAGAAATGATACAAAGAACACCAACACTGATGAAACTCCTGCCTCCACGGCTAGGGAGGTGGATCTTAAGATCAAGACCACTGTGAACATGAAACAAGAACAACAACCAAAAATCGAGCCTTTGACTTCAATTCAATCAACACAATATACAATAAGTTCTGGTAAAGATGTGGTGCACAAAGCCAAATTTATAGATAGTTCTTCCAACTCCGTAACGTTTAAGGATGACACGCTTTATATAGATGAAAATAAACTTAGTTTCTATGAAGATGAAGGTCAGTTCATGTCAGCTAGAACATCTTATAGTCAGATTGAAGATAGGGGGTTTAGTGATTCAGAAGAGGGCAACGACAGTGGTAATAAACAAGGATTAGAAAGTTTTAATGATTGGATGACAAATGGATATTCTCAAACACCTAGTGACTTGGATGGAGGTGAGTCATACGATACAAACTATGATTGGATAAGTGAGATTTCTCGCCCGAAAAGTGATTGGGAAGTTTTGAGGCAAGCCAGGTACCAAGAGATGCTTCATCATTCATCAGGAAATGGAGACATACAACGACTTCTTGAAAG AAAAAGTGTCTCGAGTTTTCTTGGGAGTGGTCTACGTGACCTAATCGACCAATTAATGGTGAGTCGTATTGAACAATCACATGTTCAGGTGGAAAAGAATGATGTAGTAGTGAGAGAGAAAGGTGATTCAAGGAAAGAAATGGGACACGAACAGAGTTCGATGGTAGATGAAGATGGCGATTGTAGCAGCAGAACTGAGACAAAATGTAGTGAATATTCAGAACGATCATGGAGACCTGATGATGCTGTTGATAAGTCTGAGACAACAACAACTACAACATCTCCATCCTTATCTCCATCTTTAGAACATTCTCTTTCATCTGGTCGATCACATAACAATAGTACTCCACAATCACCATTCCCAGTCACTCATCAAACCATT GAGATGGAACTCATATACGACTTGAGAGGACACATGGAGCAACTCCACCAAGAGATTATGGAGCTACGAAAATCAATAAAGAGTTGTGTTAACATGCAAGTCAAAATGCAACATTCCTTTAAGCAGAGTTGTGTTGCCGCTCGTCCAG ttcaaaagaaagaaagaaatacACCCGGTTTGGTAAAACACAATTGTTCTATTTGTCATGTCATGCAAGTCGATTCGCTTCTATACAG TGGAAATGCAACGCACTAG
- the LOC110919897 gene encoding probable WRKY transcription factor protein 1 isoform X1: MVSMQIEVAASSSPFSYVSLRDHNRSTNNKGYINSRKNKADGEDEDSSWLPSHTDDSWLPTSSRNSTVASEDLNHQNGKNIVDDSWLPTINNSSGKYGANTSGLEDDADYSWLPSSFIDNNKNKNKQKNNNNNKNTTNNKSIIKNKNEDNNRKNNNNNNNNNNKSPQKKSRNPHWALAREVVFSCDQPNQDTEIRTKTSHSSRIKQQDSPSESTYVVESPTSGGVSSLLQRWRDLAEAKNSNKNGESSPSSTCNNSGSIGNESKNDNSPRSPPNNNNDSNSDKASRRLSCPLPSRDAKDSNPGGAEKEKIRVVDIIKKLSREEELAASHAAGHVNESLPRIRTNVHHKHVEGEHNAIKSGKVMQHMIRGREAFNNFLKQMEHHKQYELKCLVERKAVSKFPHRGRIKASLRFKILRIGAESKPETKRHRRCVSKTLESNNRLDIMDLRERFNSGVEKGATESRKPKRNDTKNTNTDETPASTAREVDLKIKTTVNMKQEQQPKIEPLTSIQSTQYTISSGKDVVHKAKFIDSSSNSVTFKDDTLYIDENKLSFYEDEGQFMSARTSYSQIEDRGFSDSEEGNDSGNKQGLESFNDWMTNGYSQTPSDLDGGESYDTNYDWISEISRPKSDWEVLRQARYQEMLHHSSGNGDIQRLLERKSVSSFLGSGLRDLIDQLMVSRIEQSHVQVEKNDVVVREKGDSRKEMGHEQSSMVDEDGDCSSRTETKCSEYSERSWRPDDAVDKSETTTTTTSPSLSPSLEHSLSSGRSHNNSTPQSPFPVTHQTIEMELIYDLRGHMEQLHQEIMELRKSIKSCVNMQVKMQHSFKQSCVAARPVQKKERNTPGLVKHNCSICHVMQVDSLLYRCGHMCTCFKCAVEMQRTSGECLVCEAPIVDVVKAFAHEN, encoded by the exons ATGGTGTCCATGCAGATTGAAGTGGCTGCGTCTTCTTCGCCTTTCAGTTACGTCTCTCTAAGAGATCACAATCGTTCTACAAACAATAAGGGATACATAAACTCTCGCAAGAACAAAGCTGATGGTGAAGATGAAGATTCATCATGGCTTCCCTCCCACACCGACGATTCTTGGCTGCCTACCAGCAGCCGCAACTCTACCGTTGCATCCGAAGATTTGAATCATCAGAATGGGAAGAACATTGTTGATGATTCTTGGCTTCCAACGATTAATAATTCTAGTGGGAAATATGGGGCAAACACCAGCGGATTGGAAGACGATGCCGACTATTCGTGGTTGCCTTCCAGTTTCATAgacaacaacaaaaacaaaaacaaacagaagaacaataacaataataaaaatacGACCAATAACAAGAGCATAATCAAGAACAAGAATGAAGACAATAACCGtaaaaacaacaataataataataataataataataagagtccACAAAAGAAATCGAGGAACCCCCATTGGGCGTTGGCCCGTGAGGTTGTTTTTTCGTGTGATCAACCAAACCAAGACACCGAGATTCGAACAAAGACTTCACATTCTTCACGGATCAAACAACAAGATTCTCCTTCGGAATCGACATATGTTGTGGAATCTCCAACTTCAGGTGGGGTATCCTCCCTTCTTCAAAGATGGAGAGATCTAGCCGAAGCCAAGAACTCGAACAAAAATGGCGAAAGTTCCCCTTCGAGCACGTGTAACAACTCAGGATCAATAGGTAACGAGAGTAAAAATGACAATTCTCCGCGTAGTCCTCCAAACAACAATAACGACTCGAATTCTGATAAAGCTTCAAGGCGGCTTTCGTGTCCCCTACCTAGTCGTGATGCCAAGGATTCCAACCCCGGTGGTGCAGAAAAGGAAAAGATTCGAGTCGTGGATATCATTAAGAAGCTATCACGAGAAGAAGAATTGGCTGCTTCTCATGCTGCTGGACATGTCAACGAATCCTTACCTCGAATTCGCACCAATGTACACCATAAACATGTCGAAGGAGAACACAATGCGATCAAAAGCGGTAAAGTTATGCAACATATGATACGAGGTCGTGAAGCTTTCAACAATTTCCTCAAGCAAATGGAGCATCACAAGCAATACGAGCTGAAATGTCTGGTTGAGCGCAAAGCGGTTTCAAAGTTTCCTCATCGCGGCCGTATTAAA GCTTCGCTTCGTTTCAAAATCCTACGTATCGGGGCCGAATCAAAACCCGAAACCAAAAGACATAGGCGTTGTGTTTCAAAAACACTGGAATCAAATAACCGCTTAGACATCATGGATCTAAG GGAAAGGTTCAACTCCGGAGTTGAGAAAGGAGCAACCGAGTCAAGGAAACCCAAAAGAAATGATACAAAGAACACCAACACTGATGAAACTCCTGCCTCCACGGCTAGGGAGGTGGATCTTAAGATCAAGACCACTGTGAACATGAAACAAGAACAACAACCAAAAATCGAGCCTTTGACTTCAATTCAATCAACACAATATACAATAAGTTCTGGTAAAGATGTGGTGCACAAAGCCAAATTTATAGATAGTTCTTCCAACTCCGTAACGTTTAAGGATGACACGCTTTATATAGATGAAAATAAACTTAGTTTCTATGAAGATGAAGGTCAGTTCATGTCAGCTAGAACATCTTATAGTCAGATTGAAGATAGGGGGTTTAGTGATTCAGAAGAGGGCAACGACAGTGGTAATAAACAAGGATTAGAAAGTTTTAATGATTGGATGACAAATGGATATTCTCAAACACCTAGTGACTTGGATGGAGGTGAGTCATACGATACAAACTATGATTGGATAAGTGAGATTTCTCGCCCGAAAAGTGATTGGGAAGTTTTGAGGCAAGCCAGGTACCAAGAGATGCTTCATCATTCATCAGGAAATGGAGACATACAACGACTTCTTGAAAG AAAAAGTGTCTCGAGTTTTCTTGGGAGTGGTCTACGTGACCTAATCGACCAATTAATGGTGAGTCGTATTGAACAATCACATGTTCAGGTGGAAAAGAATGATGTAGTAGTGAGAGAGAAAGGTGATTCAAGGAAAGAAATGGGACACGAACAGAGTTCGATGGTAGATGAAGATGGCGATTGTAGCAGCAGAACTGAGACAAAATGTAGTGAATATTCAGAACGATCATGGAGACCTGATGATGCTGTTGATAAGTCTGAGACAACAACAACTACAACATCTCCATCCTTATCTCCATCTTTAGAACATTCTCTTTCATCTGGTCGATCACATAACAATAGTACTCCACAATCACCATTCCCAGTCACTCATCAAACCATT GAGATGGAACTCATATACGACTTGAGAGGACACATGGAGCAACTCCACCAAGAGATTATGGAGCTACGAAAATCAATAAAGAGTTGTGTTAACATGCAAGTCAAAATGCAACATTCCTTTAAGCAGAGTTGTGTTGCCGCTCGTCCAG ttcaaaagaaagaaagaaatacACCCGGTTTGGTAAAACACAATTGTTCTATTTGTCATGTCATGCAAGTCGATTCGCTTCTATACAG ATGTGGACATATGTGCACTTGCTTCAAATGTGCAGTGGAAATGCAACGCACTAGTGGTGAATGCTTGGTTTGTGAAGCTCCAATTGTGGACGTTGTGAAGGCATTTGCACATGAGAATTAG
- the LOC118479614 gene encoding uncharacterized protein LOC118479614, whose protein sequence is MTKEDYDQIDPKEMELIDIRWCMEKGHFKRECTNREVNDNNYNPFESDYSQRSIQHKNSQHPPSSSRPIQIEDGSNSKYKALVVTQEDEGFNWNDLIPRTESLALMAEIIEFDESGIVEESVDISEKEMELIYDLRGHMEQLHQEIMELRKSIKSCVNMQVKMQHSFKESCVAAHPVQKKERNTPGLVKHNCSVCHVMQVDSLLYRCGHMCTCFKCAVEMQHTSGECSVCEAPIVDVVKAFAHEN, encoded by the exons ATGACGAAAGaggactacgaccagatagaccCAAAGGAGATGGAATTGATTGATATTAGGTGGTGTATG GAAAAGGGTCATTTTAAGCGGGAGTGCACAAATCGGGAAGTCAACGATAACAACTACAACCCGTTCGAAAGCGACTACTCCCAAAGATCCATCCAGCATAAAAATTCTCAGCATCCGCCATCTTCTTCCAGACCGATACAAATTGAAGACGGGTCTAACTCAAAATATAAAGCATTGGTTGTAACTCAAGAAGATGAGGGTTTTAACTGGAATGACTTGATTCCTAGAACTGAAAGTCTGGCGCTTATGGCAGAGATCATAGAATTTGACGAATCGGGAATTGTCGAAGAGAGTGTTGATATATCAGAGAAG GAGATGGAACTCATATATGACTTGAGAGGACACATGGAGCAACTCCACCAAGAGATTATGGAGCTACGAAAATCAATAAAGAGTTGTGTTAACATGCAAGTCAAAATGCAACATTCCTTTAAGGAGAGTTGTGTTGCCGCTCATCCAG ttcaaaagaaagaaagaaatacACCCGGTTTGGTAAAACATAATTGTTCTGTTTGTCATGTCATGCAAGTCGATTCGCTTCTATACAG ATGTGGACATATGTGCACTTGCTTCAAATGTGCAGTGGAAATGCAACACACTAGTGGTGAATGCTCGGTTTGTGAAGCTCCAATTGTGGACGTTGTGAAGGCATTTGCACATGAGAATTAG